Below is a window of Chloroflexia bacterium SDU3-3 DNA.
GTCCATCGCCTCGATCAGGAAGGCCAGCAGCAGGCCCAGGATGAGGCCCAGCACGAAGCCAGCGGCCACATTCACCCTGGTGTTGGGCTTGACCATGCCGATGTAGCGGGCGTGGTCTTGCACCGAGATGTAGATCTTATCGGTGCCATCGGTCTGGGCGTTCTTCGCCGTCTGCAGTGCCACCATGTTCTCGCCGATGGCGTCGGCCAGCCGCGCGGCGGTGTCGGATTCTTCGGGGTAGTCGACCCGCACCACCATCTTCCACTCGTTCGGCAGGGCCTGCATGCTCACCACGTCATCCAGCAGCCAGTCGGCGCTGCGGTCGAGGTGGAGCTGGGCGCTCACCTTCTCAAGCTGCGACTTGGCCAGCGCCGAGTCGCGCATGTTGTTCATACTGCTCTGCATCACCTGGGTGAGCGAGGCATCGAGGCGGCTGGGCGAGACCGAGTAGTAGGCCTCGGCGCGGTAGACCGGCGTCTGCGCCTTGCTGAAGAGAAATGCTGCGACGGTGGCGGCGAAGGCCACCAGCAGGATGGCCCACCAGCGTCGGCGCAGGATATTCACATAATCTATAAGCTGCATGGCTCCTCGGGGGTATTCAGGCTTGGGATGCTGGCGGGAATAGTAGACGATCTTGGCGGAATCGGCAACGCGGCGCAGGTTTTGTCCGTAAAACGTTTACCACCAAGGCTCCAAGACACCAAGAAAAAGAGGGACGAATACCACGAGGACGCGAAGGCGCGAAGAGGGGGAAACGGGATTCGCTATCAGGATGGCGGTTCCTCTTGGTTAGTGGGTGTTGCCCTGCGCGGGCGGCGGCTAGGGGCCAGCCCCTAATAACCCCGCGATAGGGCGATGCCCCCTCCGAACCCCCAATTCTAGGCGTGCCCGCGCTGTCCGCAGGCCGCTGGTGTTGGTGCATATGGCCAGCAAAACATCAGCGACACCTTCGCCACATGGGCCGGGTGGGGAAGGTTGGTCATGTCTA
It encodes the following:
- a CDS encoding lipopolysaccharide biosynthesis protein, translating into MQLIDYVNILRRRWWAILLVAFAATVAAFLFSKAQTPVYRAEAYYSVSPSRLDASLTQVMQSSMNNMRDSALAKSQLEKVSAQLHLDRSADWLLDDVVSMQALPNEWKMVVRVDYPEESDTAARLADAIGENMVALQTAKNAQTDGTDKIYISVQDHARYIGMVKPNTRVNVAAGFVLGLILGLLLAFLIEAMDNTLKTAQDVERFVGLTTLGAIPHQGERRGTSLARRLKLSR